A stretch of DNA from Saccharomycodes ludwigii strain NBRC 1722 chromosome I, whole genome shotgun sequence:
TTTTAGAAGATGTTGAAGATGCTGAATTGACTAGATATAATAGATCATTGCATGATTCTCCAAAGGGTAATGCTGTCTTAGAAGACGCttgattgttttatttatagactattttaattttttttttttttttttgtaaataaaattttattaatatttgtataattaagttatatttttattttcttttttattttctttttttttttttttttttttttatctattgCGAATCAAAATGATACAATATTTAATTGACACAAAAAGTGACAGCGATTATTTTTCtcatttatttgttttgtaaaacaaaaaaatagagaaagaaagaaagaaagaaaggaaatAGTTTGATGtttcaaaattatataaaacagGTATGCTACCTATCTAAGTTTACCACCTGTTCTCAACTAATGATagtaacatttttattactataacACACACCATGATATTCAAATTTAATACTATTAGACTTATACTTCTAGTATTTTCCACTTTTTGTACTGTCGTCTCATGTACAAACATAAGTATAGCAAATAATGATACTAAAAAGCAGGATAATATTCTTCAAGTAGCCTCCAATTTTGACTTGTCTGAATTAGATTATGAGGaactattatattttagCAAAATATGTTTGTTAACGGCATGTATAGTTGATGATGGAttgaaacaaaataaatttctaTCTGATGGAGGGTGTCCCTCAAGATTGAAATTTTGCTCAAGCATTGAATCGAACCCTACATTATATGATACCACAATTGAATTAGTTATAAGAGcagataatttttttcacttgGGAACTGGATACATTGCAGTTGATCATTTTAGGAAAGTAGTAATGTTGGTTTTCAGAGGGTCAGCTACAAGATATGATTGGATGCAAGATTTGTCCATTTTCCCAACAAAGTATAAACCTTATTCATATGATGAATATGAAAAGTTGGTTAATAGAGGTGAGATACCGCCATGTGGGAATTGTAAAATACATTAtggttttaataattttttgaaaagtttaCATCCTCGGTATTTACACAAAATAGGaaaagttttcaaaaagTATCCCGACTATCAGATAGTTATAACGGGACATTCTTTGGGTGCTGCGGTGGCTTTAATTGCTGGAATTGAGTTTAAACTTAGAGGGTTTCAGCCTATAATTCTAACTTATGGACAACCTaaaatgtttaataatgatatggTTGAATGGGttgataaattattaaaaacagaTCAAATagattatatattaaagcATAAATTTGGTGCATATAgtaatttaaatga
This window harbors:
- the LIH1 gene encoding putative lipase (similar to Saccharomyces cerevisiae YJR107W | LIH1 | LIpase Homolog); this translates as MIFKFNTIRLILLVFSTFCTVVSCTNISIANNDTKKQDNILQVASNFDLSELDYEELLYFSKICLLTACIVDDGLKQNKFLSDGGCPSRLKFCSSIESNPTLYDTTIELVIRADNFFHLGTGYIAVDHFRKVVMLVFRGSATRYDWMQDLSIFPTKYKPYSYDEYEKLVNRGEIPPCGNCKIHYGFNNFLKSLHPRYLHKIGKVFKKYPDYQIVITGHSLGAAVALIAGIEFKLRGFQPIILTYGQPKMFNNDMVEWVDKLLKTDQIDYILKHKFGAYSNLNDNHTQIESGDKKDTIFSLGKGYFRITNERDYVPRLPPYYYKHAGLEVVITKPDLPQELEDLRYIGRSKDKDEKYEDEILGIKEDKDEGDEKEGSRRKNLLDLHPSIQERFHVKEHRSYFVEINECDYI